A window from Drosophila nasuta strain 15112-1781.00 chromosome 3, ASM2355853v1, whole genome shotgun sequence encodes these proteins:
- the LOC132792977 gene encoding LOW QUALITY PROTEIN: isocitrate dehydrogenase [NADP] cytoplasmic (The sequence of the model RefSeq protein was modified relative to this genomic sequence to represent the inferred CDS: deleted 2 bases in 2 codons), giving the protein MFALRRTLNMVANPRARSMMIRDAFKANFSISSVMAQKIAAGPVVDILGDEMTRIIWDAIKNKLILPFLDIELHTYDLGIEYRDQTEDQVTIDCAEAIKKYNVGIKCATITPDEKRVEEFNLKKMWKSPNGTIRNILGGTVFREAIICKNVPRLVTGWQKPIVIGRHAHADQYKATDYVVPGAGKLTLTWKGEDGQIIEEVINDFKGPGVALGMFNTDDSIVDFAHSSFKFALDRKFPLYMSTKNTILKKYDGRFKDIFQELYDSTYKTDYEAAGIWYEHRLIDDMVAYCMKSEGGFVWACKNYDGDVQSDSVAQGFGSLGMMTSVLLCPDGKTVEAEAAHGTVTRHYRLYQQGKETSTNSIASIFAWTRGLLHRAKLDDNTELQAFAETLERVCVETIEGGAMTKDLAICIKGSISAVERKDYQETFEFIDTLAKNLEAALKARKSQL; this is encoded by the exons ATGTTTGCCCTCCGTCGTACCCTCAACATGGTCGCTAATCCCCGGGCGCGTTCAATGATGATTCGTGACGCTTTCAAAGCGAATTTTTCCATCAGCTCTGTG ATGGCCCAAAAGATTGCCGCTGGACCCGTGGTCGATATCCTCGGAGATGAGATGACTCGCATCATCTGGGATGCTATCAAGAATAAGCTCATTCTGCCATTCCTCGACATTGAGTTGCACACATACGATCTGGGCATCGAGTACCGTGATCAGACCGAGGATCAGGTAACCATCGATTGTGCCGAGGCCATCAAGAAGTACAATGTGGGCATCAAGTGTGCCACCATCACTCCCGATGAGAAGCGTGTCGAAGAATTCAATCTGAAGAAGATGTGGAAGTCC CCCAACGGCACCATTCGTAACATTCTCGGTGGCACCGTTTTCCGTGAGGCCATTATCTGCAAGAATGTGCCGCGTCTGGTCACCGGCTGGCAA AAACCCATTGTCATCGGTCGTCATGCCCACGCCGATCAATACAAGGCCACCGATTATGTGGTGCCCGGTGCAGGCAAGCTGACGCTGACCTGGAAGGGTGAGGATGGCCAGATCATCGAAGAGGTCATCAATGACTTCAAGGGACCTGGTGTGGCTCTCGGCATGTTCAACACTGATGATTCCATTGTGGATTTTGCTCATTCTTCGTTCAAATTTGCCCTGGATCGCAAGTTCCCACTCTACATGAGCACCAAGAACACCATTCTGAAGAAGTACGATGGTCGCTTCAAAGACATCTTCCAGGAACTGTACGATAGCACCTACAAGACTGACTACGAGGCTGCCGGCATCTGGTATGAGCATCGTTTGATCGACGATATGGTTGCCTACTGCATGAAGTCCGAGGGTGGCTTTGTCTGGGCCTGCAAGAACTACGATGGTGATGTCCAGTCCGATTCCGTTGCCCAGGGCTTTGGCTCGCTGGGTATGATGACCTCGGTGCTGTTGTGTCCCGATGGCAAGACTGTGGAGGCTGAGGCCGCTCACGGCACAGTGACTCGTCACTACCGCTTGTACCAACAGGGCAAGGAGACTTCCACCAACTCGATTGCTTCCATCTTTGCCTGGACTCGTGGTCTGTTGCACCGCGCCAAGCTCGATGACAATACTGAGCTGCAGGCCTTTGCCGAGACCTTGGAGAGGGTGTGCGTCGAGACCATTGAGGGTGGCGCTATGACCAAGGATCTGGCCATTTGCATCAAGGGTAGCATTAGTGCCGTCGAGCGCAAGGACTACCAGGAGACCTTTGAGTTCATCGATACACTGGCCAAGAATCTGGAGGCCGCTCTCAAGGCTAGGAAGTCGCAGCTCTAA
- the LOC132792974 gene encoding uncharacterized protein LOC132792974 isoform X2 has protein sequence MLAEILGYAYCLAYVLTLFSWPGNAFPANSYRDLDICNHWNGRRHFLELGERGELHAKNVSTTAFRSSQLSMPNDLTSAPADVWYQCNLELVTCAECVLRVTFTHANFSKSCSNTGGKSNMCPCEHIQFSEPPYDSTISGQEFCGDGKVFRSKTRTLQLKFFYRATNAHVFSLQYFSERNVKIVSGTPKQSIVGSGSNANSVPQVISTPYFPMAYPRDYGIEHILTCESENCQVRLDFTDFQLGLASTLEIFDSNGQMLDSYTGEHFRPPITVSSGKSLLLQFRGNSATGVGFRAEVSFVSSKQLRDERLVPYTDCGGMVTGPGGAITMMNMIENATDVRLFDCIWIIKPGNNYMMMKTHISLRVDDFYGMAARSELTIKQGTTSDATEIETIMWPNNGLSKESHIAPILTGYYIRLRGVFGMSSKLAIVYSVFNYLNCYIGSEFLCGNNHCISIRLHCDGFDHCGDGSDEPESCEEDWAHLHHDRRWYSHKPNYYFPKMDQYPDLKTATGIFIISTLGIFGVLSGWMVILYRMGVRARHQRELQSHLQTISELLDRQGEDRTPDEPPSYEAPPDYEEVIKVGMQQELREPRRQRRQQRPRAHRERSGCSRAPSNCTMQSMVPLHGSCSMEECEQEQPSTSAAAMTRAVASTDTSQDAGQEQHQQLTQRMLLATAICESHLQALQARLSRSNNSHSSSNPWGFQRARHRFPLGVNYPQPLQSQRQRNRRRPTTARRTTAPTPFATPHSTFHSV, from the exons ATGCTCGCCGAGATCTTGGGCTATGCCTACTGCTTGGCCTATGTGCTCACCCTGTTCAGTTGGCCAGGCAACGCGTTTCCAGCCAACAGTTATCGGGATCTGGACATTTGCAATCACTGGAATGGCCGGCGTCACTTTCTGGAGCTGGGCGAACGTGGTGAGCTGCATGCTAAAAATGTCAGCACCACAGCATTTCGA AGCTCCCAGCTGAGCATGCCGAACGATCTGACGTCAGCGCCAGCGGATGTGTGGTACCAATGCAATCTGGAGCTCGTTACCTGTGCGGAGTGCGTTTTACGCGTCACTTTCACACATGCGAACTTTTCAAAGAGTTGCAGCAACACCGGTGGAAAGTCGAATATGTGTCCCTGCGAGCACATACAGTTCTCGGAGCCGCCCTACGATAGCACCATTTCGGGTCAGGAGTTTTGCGGCGATGGCAAAGTATTTCGCAGCAAGACGCGAACACTGCAGCTCAAGTTCTTCTACCGTGCAACAAACGCGCACGTCTTCTCGCTGCAGTATTTCTCCGAGC GCAATGTAAAGATTGTGAGCGGCACACCGAAGCAGTCCATTGTGGGCAGTGGCAGCAATGCCAACTCTGTGCCGCAGGTTATCTCGACTCCCTACTTTCCCATGGCCTATCCCCGGGATTATGGCATCGAACATATTCTCACCTGCGAGTCGGAGAATTGTCAGGTGCGTTTGGACTTTACAGACTTTCAGCTGGGCTTGGCATCAACTCTGGAGATCTTTGACTCCAACGGACAAATGCTGGACTCGTATACCGGCGAACATTTCCGACCACCCATCACTGTGAGCAGCGGGAAatcgttgctgctgcagttccGGGGAAATTCAGCCACAGGCGTTGGCTTTCGTGCCGAGGTGAGCTTCGTCTCCTCCAAGCAGCTAAGGGACGAGCGACTGGTGCCGTATACGG ACTGCGGGGGCATGGTTACAGGACCCGGTGGAGCCATCACCATGATGAATATGATCGAGAATGCCACCGATGTTCGACTCTTCGACTGCATCTGGATTATCAAGCCAGGCAATAACTACATGATGATGAAAACACATATCTCACTGCGTGTAGACGACTTCTACGGCATGGCAGCGCGATCTGAACTAACCATAAAACAAGGCACCACATCGGATGCGACAGAAATTGAGACCATCATGTGGCCAAATAATGGATTGAGCAAAGAGAGCCACATTGCGCCCATCCTGACGGGTTACTACATTCGGCTGCGCGGAGTATTTGGCATGTCCTCCAAACTGGCCATTGTCTACAGCGTCTTCAACTACTTGA ATTGCTACATCGGTTCGGAATTCCTGTGCGGCAACAATCATTGCATCTCAATTCGTCTACACTGCGATGGCTTCGATCACTGTGGCGATGGCAGCGATGAGCCCGAATCCTGTGAGGAGGACTGGGCGCATCTGCATCACGATCGCCGCTGGTATTCCCATAAACCCAACTACTACTTTCCCAAGATGGATCAGTATCCCGACCTCAAGACCGCCACCGGCATCTTCATCATCAGCACACTGGGAATCTTCGGGGTGCTCTCTGGCTGGATGGTCATACTCTACCGCATGGGAGTGCGAGCACGACATCAACGCGAACTGCAAAGTCATCTGCAGACGATAAGCGAGTTGCTCGATCGTCAGGGCGAGGATCGCACTCCAGACGAACCCCCGAGCTACGAAGCACCGCCAGACTACGAGGAAGTGATCAAGGTGGGTATGCAACAGGAGTTGCGTGAACCGCGTCGTCAGCGGCGACAGCAGCGTCCTCGGGCGCATCGAGAACGCAGCGGATGCAGTCGAGCGCCGAGTAATTGCACCATGCAATCGATGGTACCGCTGCACGGCAGCTGCAGCATGGAGGAGTGCGAGCAGGAGCAACCGAGCACGTCGGCAGCGGCCATGACACGTGCTGTGGCCTCCACCGATACGTCGCAGGATGCGGGACAggagcagcatcagcagctaACGCAACGCATGCTGCTAGCCACGGCCATCTGTG AATCCCATTTACAGGCGCTGCAGGCGCGTCTATCCCGGAGCAACAAcagtcacagcagcagcaatcctTGGGGATTTCAGCGAGCCCGTCATCGCTTTCCGCTGGGCGTGAACTATCCACAGCCGCTGCAGTCGCAACGGCAACGCAACCGACGACGCCCAACAACAGCACGACGGACGACGGCACCGACGCCTTTCGCGACGCCTCACTCAACATTTCACTCAGTCTAG
- the LOC132792974 gene encoding uncharacterized protein LOC132792974 isoform X1: protein MLAEILGYAYCLAYVLTLFSWPGNAFPANSYRDLDICNHWNGRRHFLELGERGELHAKNVSTTAFRSSQLSMPNDLTSAPADVWYQCNLELVTCAECVLRVTFTHANFSKSCSNTGGKSNMCPCEHIQFSEPPYDSTISGQEFCGDGKVFRSKTRTLQLKFFYRATNAHVFSLQYFSERNVKIVSGTPKQSIVGSGSNANSVPQVISTPYFPMAYPRDYGIEHILTCESENCQVRLDFTDFQLGLASTLEIFDSNGQMLDSYTGEHFRPPITVSSGKSLLLQFRGNSATGVGFRAEVSFVSSKQLRDERLVPYTDCGGMVTGPGGAITMMNMIENATDVRLFDCIWIIKPGNNYMMMKTHISLRVDDFYGMAARSELTIKQGTTSDATEIETIMWPNNGLSKESHIAPILTGYYIRLRGVFGMSSKLAIVYSVFNYLNCYIGSEFLCGNNHCISIRLHCDGFDHCGDGSDEPESCEEDWAHLHHDRRWYSHKPNYYFPKMDQYPDLKTATGIFIISTLGIFGVLSGWMVILYRMGVRARHQRELQSHLQTISELLDRQGEDRTPDEPPSYEAPPDYEEVIKVGMQQELREPRRQRRQQRPRAHRERSGCSRAPSNCTMQSMVPLHGSCSMEECEQEQPSTSAAAMTRAVASTDTSQDAGQEQHQQLTQRMLLATAICGAAGASIPEQQQSQQQQSLGISASPSSLSAGRELSTAAAVATATQPTTPNNSTTDDGTDAFRDASLNISLSLGLSPSSPSNVATNTTTSLLNPTPGQQPSSNCTEHTYLKRSWLLVQQPATGQRCRVQRLRHTFSSPEAFNAPAELHLPYPDFLSYGTNLPHERSSSNFGSELSRDPSTYSLGKRARLAAAEQSDCRTLTPSSDVEESCSAAPVEIEQHSDSDAEQQVSCFGAVVSQRPKRRRVRSRSFSNARGAGGGSGARRRLRQRSSSADLLIYASMQREGEGQRLFFI from the exons ATGCTCGCCGAGATCTTGGGCTATGCCTACTGCTTGGCCTATGTGCTCACCCTGTTCAGTTGGCCAGGCAACGCGTTTCCAGCCAACAGTTATCGGGATCTGGACATTTGCAATCACTGGAATGGCCGGCGTCACTTTCTGGAGCTGGGCGAACGTGGTGAGCTGCATGCTAAAAATGTCAGCACCACAGCATTTCGA AGCTCCCAGCTGAGCATGCCGAACGATCTGACGTCAGCGCCAGCGGATGTGTGGTACCAATGCAATCTGGAGCTCGTTACCTGTGCGGAGTGCGTTTTACGCGTCACTTTCACACATGCGAACTTTTCAAAGAGTTGCAGCAACACCGGTGGAAAGTCGAATATGTGTCCCTGCGAGCACATACAGTTCTCGGAGCCGCCCTACGATAGCACCATTTCGGGTCAGGAGTTTTGCGGCGATGGCAAAGTATTTCGCAGCAAGACGCGAACACTGCAGCTCAAGTTCTTCTACCGTGCAACAAACGCGCACGTCTTCTCGCTGCAGTATTTCTCCGAGC GCAATGTAAAGATTGTGAGCGGCACACCGAAGCAGTCCATTGTGGGCAGTGGCAGCAATGCCAACTCTGTGCCGCAGGTTATCTCGACTCCCTACTTTCCCATGGCCTATCCCCGGGATTATGGCATCGAACATATTCTCACCTGCGAGTCGGAGAATTGTCAGGTGCGTTTGGACTTTACAGACTTTCAGCTGGGCTTGGCATCAACTCTGGAGATCTTTGACTCCAACGGACAAATGCTGGACTCGTATACCGGCGAACATTTCCGACCACCCATCACTGTGAGCAGCGGGAAatcgttgctgctgcagttccGGGGAAATTCAGCCACAGGCGTTGGCTTTCGTGCCGAGGTGAGCTTCGTCTCCTCCAAGCAGCTAAGGGACGAGCGACTGGTGCCGTATACGG ACTGCGGGGGCATGGTTACAGGACCCGGTGGAGCCATCACCATGATGAATATGATCGAGAATGCCACCGATGTTCGACTCTTCGACTGCATCTGGATTATCAAGCCAGGCAATAACTACATGATGATGAAAACACATATCTCACTGCGTGTAGACGACTTCTACGGCATGGCAGCGCGATCTGAACTAACCATAAAACAAGGCACCACATCGGATGCGACAGAAATTGAGACCATCATGTGGCCAAATAATGGATTGAGCAAAGAGAGCCACATTGCGCCCATCCTGACGGGTTACTACATTCGGCTGCGCGGAGTATTTGGCATGTCCTCCAAACTGGCCATTGTCTACAGCGTCTTCAACTACTTGA ATTGCTACATCGGTTCGGAATTCCTGTGCGGCAACAATCATTGCATCTCAATTCGTCTACACTGCGATGGCTTCGATCACTGTGGCGATGGCAGCGATGAGCCCGAATCCTGTGAGGAGGACTGGGCGCATCTGCATCACGATCGCCGCTGGTATTCCCATAAACCCAACTACTACTTTCCCAAGATGGATCAGTATCCCGACCTCAAGACCGCCACCGGCATCTTCATCATCAGCACACTGGGAATCTTCGGGGTGCTCTCTGGCTGGATGGTCATACTCTACCGCATGGGAGTGCGAGCACGACATCAACGCGAACTGCAAAGTCATCTGCAGACGATAAGCGAGTTGCTCGATCGTCAGGGCGAGGATCGCACTCCAGACGAACCCCCGAGCTACGAAGCACCGCCAGACTACGAGGAAGTGATCAAGGTGGGTATGCAACAGGAGTTGCGTGAACCGCGTCGTCAGCGGCGACAGCAGCGTCCTCGGGCGCATCGAGAACGCAGCGGATGCAGTCGAGCGCCGAGTAATTGCACCATGCAATCGATGGTACCGCTGCACGGCAGCTGCAGCATGGAGGAGTGCGAGCAGGAGCAACCGAGCACGTCGGCAGCGGCCATGACACGTGCTGTGGCCTCCACCGATACGTCGCAGGATGCGGGACAggagcagcatcagcagctaACGCAACGCATGCTGCTAGCCACGGCCATCTGTG GCGCTGCAGGCGCGTCTATCCCGGAGCAACAAcagtcacagcagcagcaatcctTGGGGATTTCAGCGAGCCCGTCATCGCTTTCCGCTGGGCGTGAACTATCCACAGCCGCTGCAGTCGCAACGGCAACGCAACCGACGACGCCCAACAACAGCACGACGGACGACGGCACCGACGCCTTTCGCGACGCCTCACTCAACATTTCACTCAGTCTAGGCTTGTCGCCCAGTTCGCCCAGCAACGTTGCCACCAATACCACCACCAGCTTGCTTAATCCAACTCCTGGCCAGCAACCCAGCAGCAATTGCACCGAGCACACGTACCTGAAACGCTCCTGGCTACTTGTTCAACAACCAGCGACAGGACAACGTTGTCGTGTTCAACGTTTGCGTCACACTTTCTCCTCACCCGAGGCTTTTAATGCGCCCGCCGAGCTGCATCTACCGTATCCAGATTTTCTCAGTTATGGCACGAATCTGCCACAcgaacgcagcagcagcaatttcGGTTCCGAGCTTTCGCGTGATCCCTCCACCTACAGTCTGGGCAAACGTGCGCGTCTCGCAGCCGCCGAGCAAAGTGATTGTCGTACCTTGACACCGAGTAGCGATGTGGAGGAGAGCTGCAGTGCAGCCCCAGTGGAGATAGAGCAGCACAGCGATAGCGATGCGGAGCAACAGGTGTCGTGCTTTGGTGCCGTGGTCAGCCAACGTCCCAAGCGACGTCGTGTGCGCAGTCGCTCCTTTAGCAATGCACGTGGAgctggcggcggcagcggAGCAAGACGTCGACTCAGACAACGTAGCTCTTCGGCGGATTTGCTTATCTATGCCAGCATGCAGCGGGAGGGCGAAGGTCAACGATTGTTCTTCATATAA